A stretch of Myxococcus hansupus DNA encodes these proteins:
- the rpmJ gene encoding 50S ribosomal protein L36, whose translation MKVRASVKKICDKCKVVRRKGIVRVICASNPRHKQRQG comes from the coding sequence ATGAAGGTTCGGGCGTCCGTCAAGAAGATCTGCGACAAGTGCAAGGTTGTTCGCCGTAAGGGTATCGTGCGCGTGATTTGCGCCTCCAACCCCCGGCACAAGCAGCGCCAGGGCTAA
- the rpsM gene encoding 30S ribosomal protein S13: MARIAGIDLPPNKRAVISLQYIYGIGNKSAQDIIAAAGIDPTTRTKDLTEEQARKIREIIEASYKVEGDLRREVTMNIKRLMDLGCYRGLRHRKGLPVRGQRTHTNARTRKGPKRGIVRAKPATGR, from the coding sequence ATGGCTCGTATCGCCGGCATCGATCTGCCGCCCAACAAGCGCGCGGTGATCTCGCTCCAGTACATCTACGGGATCGGCAACAAGTCCGCGCAAGACATCATTGCCGCGGCGGGCATCGATCCCACGACCCGGACCAAGGACCTCACCGAGGAGCAGGCCCGCAAGATCCGCGAGATCATCGAGGCCAGCTACAAGGTGGAGGGTGACCTCCGGCGCGAAGTCACCATGAACATCAAGCGGCTGATGGACCTGGGTTGCTACCGGGGCCTCCGTCACCGTAAGGGCCTGCCTGTTCGCGGCCAGCGGACCCACACCAACGCGCGTACCCGCAAGGGTCCGAAGCGGGGCATCGTCCGGGCGAAGCCGGCCACCGGTCGGTAG
- a CDS encoding deoxynucleoside kinase, whose product MARKKFIAIAGNIGAGKTELTSFLCRKYGLTPSFEPNDQNPYLADFYKDMKTWAFRSQLFFLTHKFRLHRELERTAGTVLQDRTLYEDAEIFAKNLHRQRLIDKRDWKTYWELYETISESLRPPDLMIYLRCPVQTIRERIRIRGRAMEKDIPTRYLQRLNALYEEWFEGYKLSPVLVLPTDKLDYLTNLVDRVDLFRQIEKHL is encoded by the coding sequence GTGGCCAGGAAAAAGTTCATCGCCATCGCGGGCAACATCGGCGCCGGTAAGACGGAGCTGACGTCCTTCCTTTGCCGGAAGTACGGGTTGACGCCCTCCTTCGAACCGAACGACCAGAACCCGTATCTGGCGGACTTCTACAAGGACATGAAGACGTGGGCGTTCCGCTCGCAGCTCTTCTTCCTGACGCACAAGTTCCGCCTGCATCGGGAGCTGGAGCGCACGGCTGGAACGGTGCTCCAGGACCGGACGCTGTACGAGGACGCGGAGATCTTCGCCAAGAACCTCCACCGCCAGCGGCTCATCGACAAGCGCGACTGGAAGACGTACTGGGAGTTGTACGAGACGATTTCGGAGTCGCTGCGGCCCCCCGACCTGATGATCTACCTCCGCTGCCCGGTTCAGACGATTCGTGAGCGCATCCGCATCCGTGGCCGGGCCATGGAGAAGGACATCCCCACCCGCTACCTCCAGCGCCTCAACGCCCTCTACGAGGAGTGGTTCGAGGGCTACAAGCTGTCGCCGGTGCTGGTGCTGCCCACCGACAAGCTCGACTACCTGACCAACCTGGTGGACCGCGTGGACCTCTTCCGGCAGATCGAGAAGCACCTGTGA
- the rpsK gene encoding 30S ribosomal protein S11 yields MADEINTAASTGAEGEAPAAKKSKRKGKKNILNGVVHIQSTFNNTIITITDVSGNVISWSSAGARGFKGSRKSTPFAAQVAAGDAAAKAMEHGLKNVSVFVKGPGAGRESALRALAAAGLKINLIRDVTPIPHNGCRQPKRRRV; encoded by the coding sequence ATGGCTGACGAGATCAACACTGCGGCGTCCACGGGCGCCGAGGGCGAGGCCCCTGCCGCCAAGAAGTCCAAGCGCAAGGGCAAGAAGAACATCCTCAATGGCGTGGTCCACATCCAGTCCACGTTCAACAACACCATCATCACGATCACGGACGTGTCCGGGAACGTGATCTCCTGGTCGTCCGCCGGGGCGCGTGGCTTCAAGGGAAGCCGCAAGTCCACCCCGTTCGCGGCGCAGGTGGCCGCTGGCGACGCCGCGGCGAAGGCGATGGAGCACGGTCTGAAGAACGTGTCCGTGTTCGTGAAGGGCCCGGGCGCTGGCCGTGAGTCCGCGCTGCGCGCGCTGGCCGCCGCCGGTCTGAAGATCAACCTCATCCGCGACGTGACGCCCATCCCGCACAACGGCTGCCGTCAGCCCAAGCGTCGCCGCGTCTAA
- the rpsD gene encoding 30S ribosomal protein S4, which translates to MARYTASACRICRRENLKMYLKGDRCYTDKCAIERRPYPPGQHGQGRVKFSGYGVQLREKQKVKRMYGLLENQFRGYYHRASAAKGKTGENLLQQLELRLDNVVFRMGFADTRNEARQLVRHGHFQVNGRKVNIPSFAVKPGSAVEVVEKSRKVLRISEALETVDRRGVPQWISLDKKSFKGTVTTVPNREDLTMPISEQLIVELYSK; encoded by the coding sequence ATGGCTCGTTACACTGCCAGCGCCTGCCGCATCTGCCGGCGCGAAAACCTGAAGATGTACCTCAAGGGCGACCGTTGCTACACGGACAAGTGCGCCATTGAGCGCCGCCCCTATCCTCCGGGTCAGCACGGCCAGGGCCGCGTGAAGTTCTCCGGCTACGGCGTGCAGCTGCGCGAGAAGCAGAAGGTCAAGCGCATGTACGGCCTGCTGGAGAACCAGTTCCGCGGCTACTACCACCGCGCGTCCGCTGCCAAGGGCAAGACGGGTGAGAACCTCCTGCAGCAGTTGGAGCTCCGCCTGGACAACGTGGTGTTCCGCATGGGATTCGCGGACACGCGCAACGAGGCGCGCCAGCTGGTGCGTCACGGTCACTTCCAGGTCAACGGCCGCAAGGTGAACATCCCTTCGTTCGCCGTGAAGCCGGGCAGCGCCGTCGAGGTCGTGGAGAAGAGCCGCAAGGTCCTCCGCATCTCGGAGGCCCTGGAGACGGTGGACCGCCGTGGCGTTCCGCAGTGGATCTCCCTGGACAAGAAGTCCTTCAAGGGCACGGTCACCACGGTTCCGAACCGTGAGGACCTGACGATGCCCATCTCCGAGCAGCTCATCGTCGAGCTCTACTCGAAGTAA
- the rplQ gene encoding 50S ribosomal protein L17 yields MRHKVGQRKLHRTTSHRLAMLNNMVTSLLEHQAIRTTLPKAKEARKIAERIITLGKRGGLANVRLAARTVKDREVLQKVFSEYKDRYASRPGGYTRIIRLGFRRGDAAEMALLELVDRPEKVAPVDAEAAEPEAETKAE; encoded by the coding sequence ATGCGCCACAAGGTTGGACAGAGGAAGCTGCACCGCACCACGAGCCACCGTCTCGCGATGCTGAACAACATGGTGACTTCGCTGCTGGAGCACCAGGCCATCCGCACCACGCTTCCCAAGGCCAAGGAGGCCCGGAAGATCGCGGAGCGGATCATCACCCTGGGCAAGCGTGGCGGCCTCGCCAACGTTCGCCTGGCGGCCCGGACGGTGAAGGACCGCGAGGTGCTGCAGAAGGTGTTCAGCGAGTACAAGGACCGTTACGCCAGCCGTCCCGGTGGCTACACGCGCATCATCCGGCTCGGCTTCCGCCGCGGTGACGCCGCGGAGATGGCCCTCCTGGAGCTCGTGGACCGGCCTGAGAAGGTCGCTCCTGTCGACGCCGAGGCCGCTGAGCCCGAGGCCGAGACGAAGGCCGAGTAG
- a CDS encoding DUF2314 domain-containing protein codes for MKEVYLLATEQDGPVPLDALRGSFANDDVDFTPDADGEGFTLRADGSEVLVRVTRGTEGLPRFRKEVYSGSPEAFDRLGRAQVFYHLSVEPGGDQPTLPVFEALWAVRTLLEHVQGILVDLTAYKLHEPDDVAEITELDFDIRDHVHLHAVEATEGDTPLWVHSHGMEKFGARDLEIFHLAEKDLLAAESFLHELCTDLAFAQGPTLRTQVGTSEGQVFMLVPSEEARTNLLGVPLDTFEGHEGLFLTVVSPLGRHNTTELLAPYRERFEKEPEEQTQAMRKEAQGLLPSFLARFQRKGLMEPLTFLVRAPFETHPEGKAVTENLWLEVMARDEGSVVGKLVDGAVHTTEWRKGAHVEVAETQVNALAISREGRALDERELRELLNAERPM; via the coding sequence GTGAAAGAGGTCTACCTGCTGGCAACGGAGCAGGACGGTCCGGTGCCGCTCGACGCCTTGCGGGGTTCCTTCGCGAACGACGACGTGGACTTCACGCCGGACGCGGATGGTGAGGGCTTCACGCTGCGGGCGGATGGCTCCGAGGTCCTGGTCCGCGTGACGCGAGGGACCGAGGGCCTGCCGCGCTTCCGCAAGGAGGTCTACAGCGGCAGTCCGGAAGCTTTCGATCGGCTGGGACGCGCCCAGGTCTTCTACCATCTGTCCGTGGAGCCCGGAGGCGACCAGCCCACGCTGCCCGTCTTCGAGGCGCTCTGGGCGGTGCGCACGCTGCTGGAGCACGTGCAGGGCATCCTGGTGGACCTCACGGCCTACAAGCTCCACGAGCCCGACGACGTGGCGGAAATCACGGAGTTGGACTTCGACATCCGCGACCACGTCCACCTTCACGCCGTGGAGGCGACGGAGGGTGACACGCCCCTGTGGGTGCACTCCCACGGGATGGAGAAGTTCGGGGCCCGGGATCTGGAGATCTTCCACCTCGCGGAGAAGGACCTGCTGGCCGCCGAGAGCTTCCTCCACGAACTGTGCACGGACCTGGCCTTCGCGCAGGGCCCGACGCTGCGCACCCAGGTGGGGACCAGCGAGGGGCAGGTGTTCATGCTCGTGCCGTCCGAGGAGGCGCGGACGAACCTGCTCGGGGTCCCCCTGGACACCTTCGAGGGCCACGAGGGGCTCTTCCTCACCGTCGTGTCTCCGCTGGGCCGGCACAACACGACGGAGTTGCTGGCGCCCTACCGGGAGCGCTTCGAGAAGGAGCCCGAGGAGCAGACCCAGGCCATGCGGAAGGAGGCCCAGGGGCTGCTTCCGTCGTTCCTGGCGCGCTTCCAACGCAAGGGCTTGATGGAGCCGCTGACCTTCCTGGTGCGCGCGCCGTTCGAGACGCACCCGGAGGGCAAGGCCGTCACCGAGAATCTCTGGCTGGAGGTCATGGCCCGGGATGAGGGCTCGGTGGTGGGCAAGCTGGTGGATGGCGCGGTGCACACCACGGAGTGGCGTAAGGGCGCCCACGTAGAGGTCGCGGAGACCCAGGTCAACGCGCTGGCCATCAGCCGTGAGGGCCGGGCGCTGGACGAGCGGGAGCTTCGCGAACTCTTGAACGCCGAACGGCCGATGTAG
- a CDS encoding adenylate kinase, producing MNLILLGPPNAGKGTQAKRLFADFQIPQISTGDILRKAVAEGTELGKVAGPLMAAGQYVPDDVVIGIVEERLKEADVANGFVLDGFPRTPGQADALEKMLGRLGKQLNAVISLEVPHAKLVERGSGRRVCPADGSVYHVYQSPPKRAGYCDKCNTGLVQRPDDMPDVIEKRLQKYDSETSPLKAFYEKKGLLKSVDGVGTPEGIYEEIKAAAGKA from the coding sequence ATGAACCTGATCCTGTTGGGGCCGCCGAACGCGGGGAAGGGCACCCAGGCGAAGCGGTTGTTCGCCGACTTCCAGATCCCCCAGATCTCCACCGGGGACATCCTCCGCAAGGCGGTCGCGGAGGGCACGGAGCTGGGCAAGGTCGCCGGCCCGCTGATGGCCGCTGGCCAGTATGTTCCGGATGACGTCGTCATCGGTATCGTCGAGGAGCGCCTCAAGGAGGCGGACGTCGCCAACGGCTTCGTCCTGGACGGCTTCCCACGCACGCCTGGTCAGGCGGACGCGCTGGAGAAGATGCTGGGCCGCCTGGGCAAGCAGCTCAACGCTGTCATCTCGCTCGAGGTGCCGCACGCGAAGCTCGTGGAGCGCGGCTCGGGGCGCCGGGTGTGCCCGGCGGACGGCAGCGTCTACCACGTCTACCAGAGCCCTCCGAAGCGGGCGGGGTACTGCGACAAGTGCAACACCGGGCTCGTCCAGCGGCCGGATGACATGCCGGACGTCATCGAGAAGCGCTTGCAGAAGTACGACTCGGAGACGTCCCCGTTGAAGGCCTTTTATGAGAAGAAGGGCCTGCTCAAGAGCGTGGACGGCGTGGGGACGCCCGAGGGCATCTACGAGGAAATCAAGGCCGCTGCGGGCAAAGCCTGA
- a CDS encoding DNA-directed RNA polymerase subunit alpha, translating into MADTFVAKNWRDLIKPRRMEVDQDSATPTYGKFVAEPLERGFGTTLGNSLRRVLLSSLQGAAITSVKIEGVDHEFTTIPEVSEDVTDVVLNLKEVLLRMHTNETKTLRIEAEGPKEVKAGDIITDPDTEILNPGHHICTISEGGKLRMELTCRRGRGYTPANVNKVAGAPIGTIPIDSLFSPIRKVNYQVTNARVGQVTDFDKLSLEVWTDGSVSPQDAVAYAAKIIKEQLTVFVNFDETEEPVVAEAPKEEAKLNENLFRSVDELELSVRSANCLQQANIKSIGDLVQRTEAEMLKTKNFGRKSLKEIKEILAEMGLSLGMKLENWPPKQAPAPAAPKA; encoded by the coding sequence ATGGCAGATACGTTCGTTGCGAAGAACTGGCGTGACCTGATCAAGCCCCGCCGCATGGAGGTCGACCAGGACAGCGCGACCCCCACCTACGGCAAGTTCGTCGCGGAGCCGCTCGAGCGCGGTTTCGGCACGACGCTGGGCAACTCGCTCCGCCGGGTGCTGCTGTCGTCGCTGCAGGGCGCCGCCATCACCTCCGTGAAGATCGAGGGCGTGGACCACGAGTTCACGACCATCCCCGAAGTGTCCGAGGACGTCACGGACGTCGTGCTGAACCTGAAGGAAGTCCTCCTTCGGATGCACACGAACGAGACCAAGACGCTGCGCATCGAGGCGGAGGGCCCCAAGGAGGTCAAGGCCGGTGACATCATCACCGACCCGGACACCGAGATCCTCAACCCCGGCCACCACATCTGCACCATCTCCGAGGGTGGCAAGCTCCGGATGGAGCTGACGTGCCGCCGCGGCCGTGGCTACACCCCGGCGAATGTGAACAAGGTCGCGGGCGCGCCCATTGGCACCATTCCCATCGACTCGCTGTTCTCGCCCATCCGCAAGGTGAACTACCAGGTCACCAACGCGCGCGTGGGTCAGGTCACGGACTTCGACAAGCTGTCGCTCGAGGTCTGGACGGACGGCTCCGTGTCCCCTCAGGACGCGGTGGCGTACGCGGCGAAGATCATCAAGGAGCAGCTCACCGTCTTCGTGAACTTCGACGAGACGGAGGAGCCCGTCGTCGCCGAGGCGCCGAAGGAAGAGGCGAAGCTCAACGAGAACCTGTTCCGCTCGGTGGATGAGCTCGAGCTGTCGGTCCGCTCGGCGAACTGCCTGCAGCAGGCGAACATCAAGTCCATCGGCGACCTCGTGCAGCGCACCGAGGCCGAGATGCTCAAGACGAAGAACTTCGGCCGCAAGTCTCTGAAGGAGATCAAGGAGATCCTCGCGGAGATGGGCCTGTCGCTGGGCATGAAGCTGGAGAACTGGCCGCCGAAGCAGGCGCCGGCTCCCGCCGCGCCGAAGGCGTAG
- the infA gene encoding translation initiation factor IF-1, translating to MPKDDSIEVEGTVMEPLPNAMFRVVLDNGHKVLAHISGKMRMHFIRILPGDKVKVELSPYDLTRGRITYRAK from the coding sequence TTGCCGAAGGATGATTCCATCGAAGTCGAGGGGACGGTGATGGAGCCCCTCCCGAACGCGATGTTCCGCGTGGTGCTGGACAACGGCCACAAGGTTCTCGCGCACATCTCGGGCAAGATGAGGATGCACTTCATCCGCATCCTCCCGGGTGACAAGGTGAAGGTCGAGCTGTCGCCGTACGACCTGACGCGCGGACGGATCACGTACCGGGCAAAGTAG
- a CDS encoding tetratricopeptide repeat protein, protein MTLRLLRSRPWIRAAVLGAGLLAGCSHTPSASTSARPTDPRSQARAYLDAHQPSKALGLLTELHRQSPDDLDVARLLTEAHVKAGQTDAWIAELQKRIAAGERAVDQYMLGLALFSRARDAGAPTVAAFERATALAPDTAEFHYRLGLALLESEQYAEALLPLKQATALAPERTAWRLPLAKALHRTGDAPGAVEALGAVVRGQPTPAEVATARALMEQAADPFSGFPKAAEAKLEEGMRFLKDLDAPQHAILSFEEILLDYPDVAVVHALLGLAYQRLDDAGRAVDEFKQAIERAPSDGKNHFYLGELYLARQRPDAARASFEKAVALHPLLETAWFHLGDLHLERRDLRAAREAFLVATSLAPDAVAMRGKLALVYQLEGDFAGAERELRRVVEKDPDNMEFSLRLGLLFTEQALKASRPEARKTASSEAERWLLKVLETQPENAVASRALQQLKAQ, encoded by the coding sequence ATGACGCTCCGCCTCCTCCGTTCCCGTCCCTGGATTCGCGCCGCCGTCCTCGGCGCGGGCCTTCTGGCTGGCTGCAGCCACACCCCTTCGGCCTCCACGAGCGCCCGCCCCACCGACCCGCGCTCGCAGGCACGGGCGTACCTGGACGCGCACCAGCCCTCGAAGGCCCTGGGGCTGCTGACGGAGCTGCACCGCCAGTCACCGGACGACCTGGACGTGGCGCGCCTGCTCACCGAAGCGCACGTGAAGGCGGGCCAGACGGACGCGTGGATCGCCGAGCTCCAGAAGCGCATCGCCGCGGGTGAGCGCGCGGTCGACCAGTACATGCTGGGGCTCGCCCTGTTCTCCCGCGCTCGCGACGCGGGCGCCCCCACCGTCGCTGCCTTCGAGCGCGCCACGGCCCTGGCGCCGGACACCGCCGAGTTCCATTACCGCTTGGGGCTGGCGCTGCTGGAGTCGGAGCAATACGCGGAGGCGCTTCTTCCCCTGAAGCAGGCCACCGCGCTCGCGCCGGAGCGCACCGCGTGGCGACTGCCGTTGGCCAAGGCCCTGCACCGCACGGGAGACGCGCCAGGCGCGGTGGAGGCCCTGGGCGCGGTGGTGCGGGGCCAGCCCACGCCCGCGGAGGTCGCCACGGCGCGGGCGCTGATGGAGCAGGCCGCGGACCCCTTCTCGGGCTTTCCCAAGGCCGCGGAGGCCAAGCTCGAAGAGGGCATGCGCTTCCTGAAGGACCTGGATGCGCCCCAGCACGCCATCCTCTCCTTCGAGGAGATCCTGCTCGACTACCCGGATGTGGCGGTGGTGCATGCGCTGCTGGGCCTGGCCTATCAGCGCCTCGACGACGCCGGCCGCGCCGTGGACGAGTTCAAGCAGGCCATCGAGCGCGCCCCGAGCGACGGAAAGAACCACTTCTACCTGGGCGAGCTCTACCTGGCCCGCCAGCGGCCCGACGCAGCCCGTGCTTCGTTCGAGAAGGCCGTCGCGCTTCACCCCCTGCTCGAGACGGCGTGGTTCCACCTGGGCGACCTGCACCTGGAACGACGGGACCTCCGGGCCGCGCGCGAGGCGTTCCTCGTGGCCACGTCCCTGGCACCCGACGCGGTGGCCATGCGCGGCAAGCTGGCGCTCGTGTACCAACTGGAAGGTGACTTCGCCGGCGCCGAGCGCGAGCTGCGGCGCGTGGTCGAAAAGGACCCGGACAACATGGAGTTCAGCCTGCGGTTGGGGCTGCTCTTCACCGAGCAAGCGCTGAAGGCCTCGCGGCCCGAAGCACGGAAGACGGCCTCCTCTGAAGCGGAGCGCTGGCTGCTGAAGGTGCTGGAGACCCAGCCCGAGAACGCGGTGGCGTCGCGCGCGCTTCAGCAACTCAAGGCGCAGTAG
- a CDS encoding sigma-54-dependent Fis family transcriptional regulator produces MPALLLLSGPSAGRRYDVLAEATIGRSPSCEIPLDDHQVSRKHALISVVDGQARIRDLRSRNGTLVNGERLTDEVVLKPGDQVRVGATTALFEPPPVTLVSDAPEHMGQVPIEEVLPHVGTAAAMYSAGIALLGATSGALVLRRLADEVAHALNADRAAALLGSSDGLLTAAVAGAEALTMPRALAQAALERKELIQTDDVLCAPLVASGGMPFGVLYVTRAEPKFTEGEGQLLAALGRLGGEAYTTVNSRAEGEVSVPALTGTSRPLRALLELARRVAPSAAPVVIHGEAGVGKALLARFVHARSPRALGPFVVVDCREPPAAVEEALFGRASGPGQPPLVSAMLRADGGSLVLLHVESLSRPASERFARALARRSAPARQGGEEAVDVRILATASAPVTLLSARGDVEPSLARSLSGFELDAPPMRERRADILPLLEQFAARAARRIRKEPPTLSPEARRLLSEYAWPQNLRELELVGERLGLLYADSRVGALQLPPEVQEGDDSGAKTLQGRVARLERDAIAEALREASGKKVRAAELLGISRPTLDKKIEEYGLSVERGRRG; encoded by the coding sequence ATGCCCGCTCTTCTGCTGCTGTCCGGTCCTTCCGCGGGGCGACGTTACGACGTCCTCGCGGAGGCGACGATCGGTCGCAGCCCGTCGTGCGAAATCCCGCTGGATGACCATCAGGTCTCCCGCAAACACGCGTTGATTTCCGTCGTCGACGGTCAGGCACGCATCCGTGACTTGCGCTCGCGCAACGGCACGCTCGTCAACGGCGAGCGGCTGACCGATGAGGTCGTCCTCAAGCCCGGCGACCAGGTGCGCGTGGGCGCGACGACGGCCCTCTTCGAGCCGCCGCCCGTGACGCTGGTGTCCGATGCGCCGGAGCACATGGGCCAGGTCCCCATCGAAGAAGTCCTGCCGCACGTGGGGACGGCGGCGGCCATGTACTCGGCGGGCATCGCGCTGCTTGGCGCGACGAGTGGCGCGTTGGTGCTGCGGCGTCTCGCTGACGAGGTGGCCCATGCGCTCAACGCGGACCGCGCCGCCGCGTTGCTGGGGAGCAGTGACGGGCTGCTCACCGCCGCGGTGGCGGGCGCGGAGGCGTTGACGATGCCTCGCGCGTTGGCGCAGGCCGCGTTGGAGCGCAAGGAGCTCATCCAGACGGATGACGTTCTCTGCGCGCCGCTCGTGGCGTCGGGCGGAATGCCGTTTGGCGTGCTGTACGTCACGCGCGCGGAGCCGAAGTTCACCGAGGGCGAGGGGCAGTTGCTCGCGGCGCTCGGGCGGCTGGGCGGCGAGGCGTACACCACCGTGAACTCGCGAGCGGAAGGGGAAGTCTCGGTGCCCGCGCTGACGGGGACCTCCCGGCCGCTGCGGGCGCTGCTGGAGCTGGCGCGCAGGGTGGCCCCCAGCGCCGCGCCGGTGGTCATCCACGGTGAGGCGGGCGTCGGCAAGGCGCTCCTGGCTCGCTTCGTCCATGCGCGCTCGCCTCGGGCACTGGGGCCCTTCGTGGTGGTGGATTGCCGCGAGCCGCCCGCCGCGGTGGAGGAGGCCCTGTTCGGTCGCGCGAGCGGGCCCGGGCAGCCGCCCCTCGTCTCCGCGATGCTGCGCGCGGATGGGGGCTCGCTGGTGTTGCTGCATGTGGAGTCCCTCTCCCGGCCCGCCTCGGAGCGGTTCGCGAGGGCGTTGGCGCGCCGTTCAGCGCCAGCGCGGCAGGGCGGCGAGGAGGCCGTCGACGTGCGCATCCTGGCCACCGCGTCCGCACCCGTGACGTTGCTTTCGGCGCGAGGCGATGTGGAGCCGTCGCTGGCGCGAAGCCTCTCGGGGTTCGAGCTGGATGCGCCGCCGATGCGGGAGCGGCGCGCGGACATCCTGCCGCTGCTGGAGCAGTTCGCGGCGCGCGCGGCCCGGCGGATTCGCAAGGAGCCTCCGACGCTCAGCCCGGAGGCCCGCCGTCTCCTCTCCGAATACGCGTGGCCCCAGAATCTGCGCGAACTGGAGTTGGTGGGTGAGCGGCTCGGCCTGCTCTACGCCGACAGCCGCGTGGGCGCGCTGCAGCTTCCTCCGGAGGTTCAGGAGGGAGACGACTCCGGGGCCAAGACGCTCCAGGGCCGCGTGGCTCGACTGGAGCGGGATGCCATCGCCGAGGCCCTGCGAGAGGCCTCCGGAAAGAAGGTGCGTGCCGCCGAGCTGCTCGGCATCAGCCGTCCCACGTTGGACAAGAAGATTGAAGAGTACGGCCTCTCGGTGGAGCGAGGCCGTCGCGGCTGA